The nucleotide sequence CCGGTATGAACTGCTTGAGTACAATTACTTCTGGCTATCGGACACTCCGGAGACGGTTGGATCAAAGAATTGGGGCAATGTCATTTCGCGGATGGTGACGTGGGCAAAATTCTCAGACCGGAAAACAAATCAGTCCTTCTACGTAGTAAATACTCATTTCGACCATGTCTCGGCAGAAGCTAGGGAAAAAAGCGCCGCATTGATTCTGGAGAAGATCAGGAATTTTGATCCCGCTCTTCCTGTTCTGATGACCGGAGATTTCAATGTGGCTCCTGGCAGTCCACCTTATCAGGTTCTGACACAGGAGGGTGCATTAAAGGATTTATGGAAGACGGCAGCTATGCGCATTAATGAAAACCTCGGGACCTTTAACCGTTTTAAAGATCCGACAGGCGAGGGTCCAAAGCGCCGCATTGACTGGATTTTGACTAAGGGGAATGTTCTTGCTGACTCTGTAAAAATAGTGAATGATCATGAGAATGGACAATTTCCGAGTGATCATTTTCCGGTTGTGGCGGATATAAAGATAGTGTTTAGAGTAAATGATTAACGGATTGATGAAATGAGCGCTGCATCCCTGCGGAAGATGCCGCCCATTTTCTATAAAAAACCTGCGCACACATACTGGCTTAATCCATAATAAAGAACGCCACATTGTGACGTTCTTTTTTCTTAGATAATAACCGCATACTGTTTGTGCTCTGCGAAAGTTAACCGAATCTGCCGGTAATATAATCCTCTGTTCTTTTATCCTTTGGTACAGAAAAGATTTTATCTGTTTCATCACTCTCAACAATTTCCCCATTAAGGAAAAATGCGGTCTTGTCAGACACGCGTGCAGCCTGCTGCATGTTATGAGTGACAATTACGATAGTGTAGTCTTTTTTCATGTTTGCAATCAATTCTTCTACTTTTAAAGTTGAGATTGGGTCTAAAGCAGAAGTTGGCTCGTCCATTAAAATAATGTCCGGCTTCATGGCAATTGCACGTGCTATACAAATACGCTGCTGCTGACCGCCTGACAGTCCGAGTGCAGAGGTTTTCAGGCGGTCCTTGACTTCGTCCCAAATGGCTGCACCGCGCAAGCTTTCTTCAACAATGCCGTTCAATGTTTTTTTATTTTTAATTCCCTGCATCCTCGGGCCGTATGCCACATTATCGTAAATACTCATAGGAAACAGGTTTGCTTTTTGAAACACCATACCTACTTTTGTTCTGAGTTTGATTACATCATTCGATTGATAGATATTTTCTCCATCAATGAAAATGTCTCCGCTCAGCTTAACACCGTCAATCAAATCATTCATTCGGTTTAATGTACGTAAAAACGTCGACTTTCCGCATCCTGAAGGACCAATTAAGGCGGTAACCTCTTTTTCCTGAATATCCATTGAAACGGTATAAAGGGCCTGTTTTTCTCCGTAGAACAAATTTAAATCTCTTACACTGATTTTCGTATTCTTCCCGGCAGCCTGTTTCATCTCTGAGCCAGTGTTTTCATTATTGGGTTTAGTTATTGTGTTTTTCATTATCAAACACCTCTTTTAATAGTCAGCTTTGTTTAACTTTTTTGATATAGCCGTCGCCGAAAGGTTTAAAACCAGTATGATGACGATCAGGACAATCCCTACTGCAGCAGCAAGTTCGATGTCTCCGGCTTCCTGCGTAACTAGATAGGAATGAACAGTTAATGTTCTGGCCGAAGAGAAGACACTCTCTGGTATGGCTGCAACCGTACCAGCCGTTAAAAAGATGGCAGCTGATTCTCCGACAATCCTCCCAATGGAAAGAATAATCCCGGCCAATATTCCAGGTATCGCACTTGGTAAAATCACTTTATATAATGTCTGCAGCTTCGTCGTTCCCAGTGCAAGAGACCCTTCACGATAGGAACGAGGCACTGTTTTTAACGATTCTTCTGTTGTTCGGATAATGACAGGCAAGATGATAATGGTCAATGTAAGAGAGGCAGCGATAATTGACATACCTAACTTCAACGTAGTGACAAAGAATACCGCTCCAAACAATCCATAAATAATGGAGGGGATTCCGGTTAAACTTTCCGTCGCAAATCGAATCAGCCTGACAAGCCGTCCTTGCTTGGCATATTCCTGCAAGTACACAGCCGCCAGTATACCGATCGGGGTTGCAATGACTAATGAGATGACAATCGTATAAATGGTTGTCACAATCATCGGCCAAATGCCGCCGTCTCCTGATGGAGAATAATCGCTGAAGATAAAATCAAATGTAATCAGCCGGTATCCCTTATAAAAAATATATCCAACGATCGTGACGAGAACGGCAACTGTTAAAAAAGCTGAAAACCAAAGAAGTCCGCGCAGTATAGTATCTTTAATCTTTCTCAACTTAATTACCGCCTTTCGAACTGATTTTTGCCAGGACAAAATTCAGTAATAAGATAAAGGAGAATAACACAATCCCTGTCGCAAACAGCATTTCCTGATGTGTCCCTGCTGCATAGCCCATTTCCAGCGCAATGTTTGTCGTTAATGGACGTACACTGTCTGTTAGACTGGTTGGAATAATAAGACTATTACCTGCTACTAAGATAACAGCCATCGTCTCGCCGATTGCCCGGCCCATGCCCAGCACAATTGCGGTCATGATGCCCGATTTAGCTGCAGGTACAATCACTTTAAAGATCGTGCCAATTTGAGATGCACCTAATGCCAGCGAACCTTCGCGATATGTTTTCGGAACAGCTCTCAGGGCAGTCTCTGATACTGTAACAACTGTAGGCAGCATCATAATTGCCAGCACAAGAATAACAGCCAGTAAGTTTTGTCCCTTTGGGAGATCCAAATTCGTCTGTAAAAAAGGAACAATAACAGCCAGTCCGAAAACGCCATATAATACAGATGGAATACCTGCAAGCAGCTGAACAGCAGGCGAAATAAATTTCGCTAAACTCTTTGGCGCAATTTCAGCTAAAAAAATCGCCGTAAACAGCGCTACAGGAACTCCTATAATTAAAGCACCTGCGGTAGCAAATACCGATGCCACAATCATTGGGAAAATCCCGAATTTGTCTTCACTTGGAACCCAATCCACTCCGAAAAGGAAATTAAAAAAGCTGTACCCCTCTGCTATAAATGGATGGAATCCTTTGTAAAAGACAAATCCAATGATTAAAACTAAACTGATTACAGAGAGAAGGGCACAAAACAGAAAGATTCTCCCTGATAATTTTTCAAGCATATATTTTCTTTTATTTGATTTTTGAATTTCATTGGTTTGTTTCTCTATAGACGGGCTTGACATTCATCATTCCTCCATGATTGCTTTCACGATGGCGTGTATTACACCATTAGTTATTTTAAAGGGATAACTCCTGCTTCCGATGCAATTTTTTGTCCTTCTGGACTTAAAATATAATCAATAAACTGCTGTCCCTCATCACTTAAATTTTCATCCTTGTAGACAAATAAGAACGGGCGGGACAGGCTGTATTTCTGCTGCAGAACATTTTCCGCTGTAGGCTCCACACCATTAACTTTCATAGTGGAAACAGATTCATCAATGTATTCGAATGAAACAAATCCTACTGCATGTTTATTAGTCGCAACAGTTGTTTTGATATTGCCGTTTCCGCTCGCAACAATTGAACTCCTGACTAACTCCCCTGATGAATAGCCCACTATTTCCTGGAAAGCATCACGGGAACCTGAGCCATCCTCCCTTGAAACAACGACGATCTCCATGTCATCTCCGCCAAGCTCGCTCCAGTTTGTAATCTCACCCGTGAAAATCTGTTTAACCTGATCCATTGTAAGATTCTTTACTTTGTTGCTTGGATGAGTAACAACTACAATGCCATCATAAGCGATAATGCTCTCCGTTAAGCCATTCGCTTTTTCGTCCTCTTTTAAATCACGGGAAGACATTCCAATCTCTGACACACCATTTGTCGCATTTGTTATTCCAGCAGAAGAGCCTATTTGATTAATTTCTATATTTAAATCACTTTGTTTTTCAAATTTATCTGCTAATTTTTCAGCTAAAGGTCCAACAGATGTTGATCCTGAAATGGATAGAGTATATTTATTACCGTTTGAGGATTCTTCATCAGAACCTCCGCATGCCGATAAAATAACGGTCAGGGAAAGCACCAGAAATCCTATCGTTGTTCTTCTTATAAAGTTCATTTCTAAACCTCCAAGATAATCTATTGGCAACTTCTCTAGATTAAATCCAGAATGTAAATAAACAATTAAGCCATTGTAAAGGTTTTGTAAATTCGTGAATTTAACGTAAATATTATGTAAACAATGTTAAAAGTTACCTTTACTTACGTTAAAAAATTATACCCGTTCGAGAAGATACATGAATCTGTAAAATAAATCCAAAGGAAAGAAGAGCATGTTTTCAGTGAAAACTTGCTCTTCTTTCCTTTTATAGGTCCTTCTCACATGCCAGTTAACGCTTTTGAAAAGCTATAGCCCCCGGCATCTTGTTATACTTTTTAAAGGCTGAATCTATCCTGATCTGATTCACAGATTGACAAACAACTTCATACATTTCCTTCATTCCGACCTCCGATGCTTCAAAAGAATACGCATTGTCGCTTCTAATCCCAATATTCTCAGCTTCTTTTGCAACATCTATGTTCGCTCCCATAAAAATGAATTCCCAGCTGTATTTTTCCTGCTGATGCTTGATGAGTTCATGGACTTTATCATATGAGAATTCTTTACTGGCATTTTCCTGTCCATCCGTTGTAATGACAAAAATCACTTTGCCGGGACGCTGTTCTTGTGAAGTCTTCGAAAGTCTGCGGCCCACATCGGTAATTGTTTTTCCAATAGCATCTAAAAGAGCCGTCAGCCCTCTGACATAGTAATCTTCCACAGTCAGTTTAACGGACTTTGCATCTTCCCCCTTCCAGAGCACTTCATATTCATCATCGAATAATACAGCGGTAAGCACTGTATCTCCTTCATGCCAGCACTGGTTTTCAACAAAAGAGTTGAACCCTCCAATAACATCCTGTTCTAACCCGCCCATTGATCCGCTGCGGTCCAGCAGAAAGACAATTTCAGTTAACTTATGATTCATGTTCATCAGCCTCCATACATATTCATGATATAATCTTAACAAGAAATATCCATATTATGGTCGCTTTGAAAGCGACATTTGGAGGCGGTCATTTGCTTACTCAAACATTTATAGATGAACTGAAAGACTACATAGACAACGCATTATTTTCTTCAGATTTTATTTGCTATTCACCGGCATCAGAAAATATTCTGGTGTGTTCGCCTGAAATCATTTCTCAGGATATCGAAGACTACATCGGCAATAACCGCCAGCCTGTTCTAAACCAGGTATTATTTGAACTGATTGATAAACGGGGCCTTACTGATGCACAAGTGTACAACAAGGCCGGATTAGACAGAAAGCTGTTTTCGAAAATAAGGACAAATCCTTCCTATAAGCCTAAGAAAAACACACTTGTATCCATTGCATTCGCATTGAAGTTAAGTGAAGATGAGTTTGACAGTTTTTTAGAAACCGCTGGTTATTCACTCTCAAACAGCGACACACAAGATCTTATTATTAAGTTTTTTCTCGAGAAAAAAAGATATGATATCGACGAACTAAACGAAGCATTTGACAGGTTCATCTCTAAAAAGCAAAAAGCTGAAAGTCTGCTGGTAAACAATAAATAACAAGCTCGGACATTTTCTAATGTTTACTTGTATATGCCTCACAAGTAATCAAGACTAGTAAAGATAAGAATGACACCCACTATGCACATGATCCAAGAAAGAGCCGATCCAGATTGAGCAGCTATCTTCAAGCGCAGCCGTTCAAGACTTTTTTGTATGCTGCGCCCAAGAAGAAGAGATAACATATACAGCAAAAGAGAAGGCATCACCATAATAAAATTGTACCCGGCTAAAACAGGAGACCACGACGTCCACGGCAGATTAGAAGCAGCCATTATGCCGATTGCAGTAAAATAAGGGAACGCGGTGCCTGCTTCTGCGATTGAGGCAGCGAGTCCCAGAGCTGCTGCCGATCGGACACCAGCGGATTTTGAATAGGACGGGACTGAATGTTTTCTTGCCGGCACATAAAAACTTGCGATGAACAGACAGACTCCAGTTAGAAAGACTGTCCAGCCAGCAAAGCGAATTTGAAAAAAATCAGAGATAATGTCAGCCAGAAAACCTAACCCCAGCATCAGAAAGACTCCAACAGTAAAATAAAACCCGGCAACTGTCAGCAAAAAAACCATTAGCCGTTTGGCAAGCCCCTCTTTGTTTCCAAGCAGCATATACACGGTTATCCCCAATGTAGCAGGACTTAATGTATCCAAAAGGGCAAGACCGCCAATGGCAAGAAGCATTTCACTATTCATCGCTCTGTCTTGACGAAGAGGCATTCTCATTTCGCACATAAATTTCATGTGCCCGTGTCATAAACTCAAGCAAATCGTCTTCAATCGGATACAGCCCCATCTTCTCTGACTGTTCTTGCGATATTCTTATATTCCAAAGCTTATCTAAAAATTCGTTCTCGCCATCAAATTCTTCTATACGCTTTTCATCCATCCTTCTTATAATCGTTTGAACTTCAGGTGTATCTGGCCCATCCTTCATGCAGCGCTTCAACTGACCAATCAGCTTCATCCATTCCAGCGAATCCCCTTTTGCCATATTGGGAACCTTATTCAATAATTGGATTTCTTTCTCCCTGAATACAGATTCACGGTACTTCCTTTGTATCTTTTTGTCTCTGCTTGATACGTGCATAAGCTTTTGAACCGCAATCCATTCTTCCTCTCCTTCAACAGCTATTCCATGGATGAGCTCCCGCAGGGACTGTTCAACCTTCTTCAGGTTTTCGATTTCTTCTAATATAAAAGATAACTGGCTCTTTAAGTGAACCGACCAATTCCACTCATTTGAAGCGAGCATCTCCCGAATCTCATTTAATTGAAACCCTGCCTTTTTTAAAAATTGAATCTGCTGCAGTTTTTTGATTTCAGTGTTTGAATATAATCGATGACCTCCTTCCGTTTTGGACGCAGGCCTCAACAAACCGATCTTATCGTAGTGACGCAGCGTTCTGACTGTAACACCTGTTTTTTCCGCCACTTTGTTAATGTGCATCAAGCTGTATCCCCCCGATTCGTTTTAAGTAAGCTATTCTTCTTTACGAAAATACATTTTTAATAAATACCCTGCACCCAGGCCAATCAACGCTCCCGGAAACGCATTGTCCAGGACCAGCCCGATTCCAGCTCCTATAATGACACATCCATAAATGACAATATCCTCCTGTTTCATAAAAAAACCTCCCCGCTTCAAGCAGTATTGTTTTAAAGGGTGCATCACCAGCTGTTTATCAGTATATAAGATGACGCAGCGTCAACTTCAAGTTCCATTTGCAGAAAAAGCCTGACACGTTACCTTGGCCAGGCTTATTACTTTTCGCCTATTGGCGCTGAGCTTAAAATAGAGGTTGAAAATCTATGAATCTATATTTATAATTATGCATGTAAATGAATTTTAATAAAGGGAGACACTCATGAAAAAACAGATTTTCACTATACTTACTATTCTATTTCTGCTAGTCTCATCAGCAGGCGCAGCTTCGGCTGTCACTCATTCCCCATCATTGGTACATAAAAAAGGAGCCATGGCTTATCAGCATACGAAATACCTATCTGAAAAAATCGGGCAGCGAGTAATGGGCACTCCAGGTGAAACGGCAGCGAAAAAGTATGTCCAGAAGCAATTCAAGCGCATGGGCTACAAGCCTGCTGAACAGTCTTTCACGTTCACAAGAAAAGGAAAAGACTATTCATCTGCAAATGTTGTTGCCTATAAGCCAGGCAAATCAAGCAAGCAAATTATTGTCGGCGCTCACTATGATTCTGTTGCAATCGGCAAAGGAGCTGATGATAATGCATCCGGTGTCGGAGTGATGCTTGAAGTGGCTGAAGTTCTTAAAAAGAAAAAGACTCCTTATTCCATTGTCTTCGTTGCGTTCGGCGCTGAAGAAGGCGGATTAAACGGGTCAAACCATTACGCCAAACAAATGACCGCAAAAGACATTGAGAACACAGTCGGCATGATCAACCTGGACAGCCTTGCAGCAGGCGACAAAATGTACGTGCACGGCAGCGCAGGCGAGGATGGCTTTATTCGTGACCAGGCAGTGAACATTTCTAAAAAGAAAAAACTCGATATCGGCATCAACCCAGGATTAAATCCTGACTACCCGGCAGGTACAACAGGAGACTGGAGCGACCATGCACCATTTGATAAACTCGGCATTCCTTTTGCTTACTTTGAATCTACCAACTGGGAAATCGGTGACCTTGACGGCTACGAGCAAACAGAAGAATACGGCGGAATCTGGCATACAGAAAACGATACTCTTGCTTTCATTGAGGAAGTATTTCCAGGCAGAACAGAGGAACGCTTATCCTCTTACAGCCAGGTGCTGACTGAGCTTTTGAAGCATATGAATAACCCAAGTCTATCAAACAAATAGAATGAAAAAAGAAAGGCAGACGCCTTTCTTTTTGTTTTGTCCATATAACATTACATCTTCTCAGCAATCCTTTTCAGCTCCAATGCACGAGCAGCAATAAACTTCTTCATATATCTTTCCAGAAATAACAGATCAGCTGTCTTTCCAAAAATGCCAAAAGGAGATTCATAGGAAAAGACATCCTTCATGATTGTTCCTGTGCCGCTTTCTTGGAATTCGTGCGTATGCGTGAATGAACGGAAAGCTCCCTTAACCATAACATCTGTAAATCGATAGGGCTTCTCCATCTCAATAATTTTAGCTGTTAATGTCTGCCTCACTCCAAGATGAACAGCTTCCCAAGTGACTGAATCGCCAAGTTCCATCAAGCCGCTGGTAACACCGTCAACGGCTCTTTCCTGAGTTTTTCCTGTCGTTTCCATATGGACATCTACGCTGCGTGAAAGGTCGAAACAGATTTCAATGGGTGCCTGGATAAAAATTTCGTGCTTAATTGTTGGCATAGCAGGTACCTCTCATCTATCGGATACACCAATTGTAAGCAACGGCTGAATAGTAGACAAGAAAGACGATTACATTTGATGCACTACCTTATTAAACCGTCATCCTCCAACTAGACACAGCCAGCCAGGCCTCACGCTCTTTATAATCAGGCATAATCTTCCCGACCAGTCTCCAGAACGACCGGTCGTGATTCAGATGCACCATGTGGCACATTTCGTGCACAACGACATAGTCAATTACCTCTTGGGGAGCCATCGCAAGCTTCCAGTTGAAGGTGAGCTCCAGGTTTCCGTTGCACGTCCCCCAGTTCTTCTTGCTGTCGACAATTTTGACAGAGCGGGGCTTCATTTTGAAATGGGATTGATGGGATTTGATGCTCTTTTCCACAATGGATTTGCACTGTTGGTAATAGTAGCGTTTTAGCGCCTGTCTGATGCTGGCATCCTCCTGCTGCTTTACTTGAATGCGCAGGGTTTTCCCGTCAAATACCACGTTGTCCTTTTCAGTGATCTCATCGTGCGTAATGCTGATGGGGTACGCCTTTCCCAAATATAGAAAAGTCTCCCCGTATTCATAGGTTTTCTTCAGCGTGCCCTGCATCCTGGCCTGCACGTCCTTCAGCTTTTCCTGAATCAGTGCCCAGTTTGCCTCAAGCACCTGATGCACTTGCTCTTCGCTTGTGCCCTTCGGAGCCAGGACCTCCACAATCCCGTACTGGTCCATGCGCAGCCCGATGGAGGTGCGGTTTTTATGCGTCACCTCATACCGGATTGTTTCTCCTGCATATGTGTGGATCATCTTTTACGCTCCTCGGTATTTAACAGCCAGTCCCTTTAAAAAGTTCCGGGCGAACTTATCTCCGCATGCTTTGTAATTTTTATGGCCTTCTTTTCTGAGGAGAGCACCGAGTTCTCCTTTAGTCACCTGCAACCCTGCCAGGTCAAAGATCTCAATCATTTCCTCAGTTGTGAGCGCAAGAGCAATTTTCACTTTTTTCAAAAGATGATTGTTTACGTTCGTGCTTCTGCCAAGCGTCAGTTCCGGTGTCTCTGCCCCAGGCTTCGGACCGCGTTTGAAAGTAATCAGTCCATTCAAGAACGACTCAAACATCACATTATCGCACGTAATATTTTCTTCCTCTGAATCAGACTTTGTCAAAATGAGCGGCAGCTCCAGGGGACTTACTTCGATCCCGCCAAGCTTAAAAATCTCGACCATCTCTGCATTTTTCAAATCCAGCGCATATCGTAAGCGAATTAAAATATCGTTATTATCCATTATATGACCTCCTGTCCGTCAGTTACCAATTAACCGGCGGGTGTTTGCGTGATTGCTTTGTTCATTATAAAGGGTAGACGGCCAATAATAAAGCCTGCCCCCTAAAGGACAGGCTTCCGCGTTATTCTTTCAGCCATTCTTCCATTGCTTCATCAAGTTCCGCCGTGACTTGCACCCTCCGTTCATGCAGCCCGCCCAGCTTTTCATAGTCCAGTTCAGCCGCCATTAAGGAATCGAGATGAACTAATTCCTTTTCAAGCCGCTCAACCTTCGCCAGAGTAGTTTCAGCCGCTTCCATTTGCTTCACAGTTTCCACTCGTTTTTTCACTTTAACAATTGTCTGCGGAGGAATCTGCTTTACCTTCTGCCGCTTGTACTCATCATAGTTTCCAAAATAGCTTTTAAACGAAAAATCCTCAAGCGCCACAATCCGCTGACTGATCTTATTGATAAAATACCGGTCATGCGAGATAAAGAAAATGGTTCCGGTGAACTCTTCCAGCGCTTCTTCAAGAGTTTCAATCGAATCAATATCCAAGTGATTCGTAGGTTCATCCAGGATCAGCAAGTTCACATCCTGCAACAGCAGCATCCCAAGCTTCAGCCTGATCTGCTCTCCCCCTGACAGCTGATTCACTTTTTTGAAGACCGTATTTTTATAAAACATAAATTTCGCCAAATACTCCCGTGACTTGCCCTCCGGAATCGAGATATCTTCTCTGAAGCATTCAAGGACGGTGTGCTGCTCGTTGTTAAAAGTGATTTTCTGCGGCAAATAGGCAGCCATCACATTCGCACCAGCCTCGACCACCCCCGCATCCGGCTTCACTTCTCCAAGCAGCATTTTCAAAAATGTCGTTTTTCCGCTGCCGTTCCCTCCAATCAGACCGACCCGTTCCCCGTAGCGGATCATCAGGTCTGCATTTTTAAGGAGCACCTTATCTCCGTAGCTTTTCGAAAGACCGGCAGCTTTGATCGTTTCATTCCCGGACCGTTCCGCCTGTTTGAAGTTCAGTCTCATATTCCGCCTTTCAAAAACCGGCTTATCAATCCGCTCCATCTTCGCGAGCTTTTTCTGAATGCTCGCTGCCCGTTTAAAGAACTTGGTGTTGTCGGCACGCATCGCCCAGTCTCTGAGGTCCTTAACCGTAGTTTCCATGGAATTGATTTTCTTTTGCTGCTCCCGGAAATGCTCAAACTGAATCCGCATATTTTCTTCCTTTTGACTCACAAAGGAAGAATAGTTCCCCTTATACGTGATGGATTCCATGTCCTCAATCTCCACGATTTTAGTCACAACTTGATCCAGAAAATAACGGTCGTGGGAGACGATGATGACGATCCCCTTATAGTTTTTCAAATAGCCTTCAAGCCATTCAAGAGCCTCCATATCCAAATGATTCGTCGGCTCATCCAGCAGAAGAATGTCCGGATCATGCACTAATAGCTTCCCAAGCATGACCGTCGTCTTCTCCCCGCCGCTAAGCAAATCAAAGTCCTGATCCAAGAAAGCATCGCTGAATTTCAGCCCCGTGCACACCTTTCCAAGCTTCTCCTGAATCTCATAGCCGCCCTTGCCTTCATACAGCTGGACTAGCTCGCTGTATTTCATCAGGCCCTTCTCAAGAGCAGCATCCGTAAGAGTCTGCATCTGCTCCTCTAAATCGCGCATCTGCTTCTCAATCTTATGAACATCCTCAAACGCCATGTTCAGCACATCTATTACCTTCAGTCCTTCAGGAAAAGACGGCATCTGTTCCAAATACGCGATGGTCGCTCCCCTCGGCCGGTGGATCAGCCCCTCATCATACCCGGGACTCGAAGTCTGCGGATAACCCGGATAGTAATGCATCTTCAAAATACCGGCAATCAGCTTTAAAACCGTACTCTTGCCGCTTCCGTTGGCTCCGACAATCCCAACCTTATCTCCGGCATACACCTCGAAGCTGATATTCCTCAGCACAAGGGTCGCCTCCATATATTTCTTCACACCCTGCAGCGTCAACTCAAACACAAAATCCCCTTCTTTCATCATTGTGTGAGTTATGCCGTCTATGGACAGGGCAAAGAAGTCAGTTACTATTCTTTTTTCACATGCAAAAAGGCCGCAAGAAGAGATCTCTTCCTACAGCCTAAAATCGTCCGAAATTATAATTGGGGTAAGCTTAAATAAGCAGGCGTCTGCCTAAATTCACAGAACATGCTGTATTTAAAAAACAGCCAACCTTCATCATCTCAGGTTTTAGAAAAGTAAGCGATCCTCTGTATTGCCAACATTCCATAAAGAGCATAACCAAATAAACCTGTTAATCAGGCACATTTTTATACTCGTTATAAAATTCGTATGAATTTTATCTGGAAATGAATTAGCAATAAGACGGC is from Bacillus sp. FSL H8-0547 and encodes:
- a CDS encoding SprT family zinc-dependent metalloprotease; this encodes MIHTYAGETIRYEVTHKNRTSIGLRMDQYGIVEVLAPKGTSEEQVHQVLEANWALIQEKLKDVQARMQGTLKKTYEYGETFLYLGKAYPISITHDEITEKDNVVFDGKTLRIQVKQQEDASIRQALKRYYYQQCKSIVEKSIKSHQSHFKMKPRSVKIVDSKKNWGTCNGNLELTFNWKLAMAPQEVIDYVVVHEMCHMVHLNHDRSFWRLVGKIMPDYKEREAWLAVSSWRMTV
- a CDS encoding DUF1456 family protein, with protein sequence MDNNDILIRLRYALDLKNAEMVEIFKLGGIEVSPLELPLILTKSDSEEENITCDNVMFESFLNGLITFKRGPKPGAETPELTLGRSTNVNNHLLKKVKIALALTTEEMIEIFDLAGLQVTKGELGALLRKEGHKNYKACGDKFARNFLKGLAVKYRGA
- a CDS encoding ABC-F family ATP-binding cassette domain-containing protein — its product is MFELTLQGVKKYMEATLVLRNISFEVYAGDKVGIVGANGSGKSTVLKLIAGILKMHYYPGYPQTSSPGYDEGLIHRPRGATIAYLEQMPSFPEGLKVIDVLNMAFEDVHKIEKQMRDLEEQMQTLTDAALEKGLMKYSELVQLYEGKGGYEIQEKLGKVCTGLKFSDAFLDQDFDLLSGGEKTTVMLGKLLVHDPDILLLDEPTNHLDMEALEWLEGYLKNYKGIVIIVSHDRYFLDQVVTKIVEIEDMESITYKGNYSSFVSQKEENMRIQFEHFREQQKKINSMETTVKDLRDWAMRADNTKFFKRAASIQKKLAKMERIDKPVFERRNMRLNFKQAERSGNETIKAAGLSKSYGDKVLLKNADLMIRYGERVGLIGGNGSGKTTFLKMLLGEVKPDAGVVEAGANVMAAYLPQKITFNNEQHTVLECFREDISIPEGKSREYLAKFMFYKNTVFKKVNQLSGGEQIRLKLGMLLLQDVNLLILDEPTNHLDIDSIETLEEALEEFTGTIFFISHDRYFINKISQRIVALEDFSFKSYFGNYDEYKRQKVKQIPPQTIVKVKKRVETVKQMEAAETTLAKVERLEKELVHLDSLMAAELDYEKLGGLHERRVQVTAELDEAMEEWLKE